GCGTCGAGCGCCCGCTCGCGCAGGCCGTAGTCCACCGGCCGGCGGTTGTCGGGGTCGACCAGGCTGAAGTCCAGCCATTCGTTGCCCTGGTAGCAGTCCGGCACGCCGGGCGCGGTGCAGCGCAGCGTGGTGAGCACCAGGCTGTTGAGGGCGCCGAACCAGGCCACCACCTCGGCGCGGGCCTGCACGTCGGTGAGCAGCGGGTTGGGCGACACGCGGGCGAACAGGCCGCGCACGAAGCCGGACAGCCGCGCCTCGTACGCCTCGTCCGGGTGCAGCCAGCTGGTGTCGCGCTTCGCTTCGCGTGCGGCCTTGAGCGCGTAGGCCTCGATGCGGTCGCGGTAGTCGGGCAGCGCCTCCTCGGTCAGGCCGCCGGGCGGCAGCGTGCCGAGGATGACCTGCCACAGCAGCAGCTCGTCGGCCGGGCTGGGGCCGTCGGGCCCCACCGGCAGCCGCTGCTCGGCGGCCATGCGGCGCCAGCGCCGCAGCGCGAAGCGCCAGGCCGCGGGCATCTCGCTCAGCACGTCGATGCGGCAGCGCACGTCCTCCGAGCGCTTGTTGTCGTGCGTGGAGGTGGCGATCAGCGTGTGCGGCCACTTCGCCCAGCGGTCGGCCGTGGCCGCGTGGAAGGCCTTGACGGTGATGCCGAACACGCCCGGCTCGCCGCCCACTTCGTTGAGCGAGACCAGCCGGCTGTAGCGGTAGAAGGCCGTGTCCTCGACGCCCTTGGCCGTCACCGGCGCGCTGAACTGCTGGAAGCGCACCGCGAAGCGCCGCACCTGCGCCTGCAGCCCGGGCGGCGCGCCCTCCACCGCACGCGCGAGCAGCGTCTGCTGCAGGAAGTCGAGCACCTCGGGCTCGGCCGCCTCGCGGTGGCGCCGCGCCTGGCCCAGGGCCCAGGCGATGAAGCGCTGGTCCTGTTCCGAGGGCTGCGCGCCCTCCTCGTCGACCAGGTAGGTGCGGTACACCGGCATGCAGGCCGCCACCTGCGCCAGCGCGCGGCGCAGCGTGTTCAGCGTGAAGTCGCGGGTGCGGCGGTGGGCGCGGGCGATGCGCAGCAGCTCGGTGGACAGCACGTTCAACTCGCTGGCCAGCGTGGTCCGCATGATGAGGTGCTTGCCCTCGTGCGCCAGCGCCTCGAAGTCGCGGCGGTCGCCGGTGTGGTGGGCCCAGATGCGGTCGAAGCGCTCGCGCGCGGTGGTGTCGACCAGCACGCCGTTGGCCAGGTTGGCGAAGCGGTAGCCGGTGGTGCCGTGCAGCGCCCAGTCCAGCGGCACGTCCTCGTGGCCGGCGGCGATCTTCTCGGCCAGCACGTACAGCGGCCGCGGCGGCCGGCCGTCGGCGTCCTGGCGCGGCAGCACCAGGCCGACGCGGCGGGCATAACCCTCCTGCAGCCGGCGGAAGTACTGCGCCGGGTCGTGCAGGCCGTCGGGGTGGTCGATGCGCAGGCCGTCGACCTTGCCGGCGGCGGCCAGCTCCAGCGCGAAGCCGTTGGTGGCCTCGAACACCGCCGGCTCCTCCTGCCGCAGCGCGGCCAGGTCGTTGACGTCGAAGAAGCGCCGGTAGTTGATCTCGTCCGAGGCCACCCGCCAGAACGCCAGCCGGTAGGCCTGCTGGTCGTGCAGGGCGGCCAGCGCGTCGGCGCTGGCGTTGAACTCGGCCACGGCGGCCTCGATGGCGGCGCCGACCGTGGGATCGGTCTCCACCGCGGTGGCCAGGCGCAGCTTGAGCAGTTCCTTGTCGCGGGCGCGCTCGCGGCGGGCGTCGGGATCGTCCACTTCGCGCGGCGGCAGGTGGCCGAAGGCCGCCGCCAGGCTGGCCAGCACCACCTGCCCGGCGCTGTCCCCGCCCAGGCGCTCGGCCGCCCGCTTGAGAACGGGCGCCACCGAGCGCGGCCCCAGCGGGAAGCGGTGGTCCCAGTAGCGCAGGGCGAAGCTGCCGGCCTCGGGCTCGAAGGCCAGCGTCAGTTCGCCGTCCTCCAGCACCGCGCCGAACGACTTGCCCAGCACCGGCACCAGCACCTTGCCGTCGAGCTCCGGGTCCACCGGGTGCCAGGCGATGTCGAAGTAGCGGGCGTAGGGCGAGGCCTCGCCGTTCTCCAGCACGTCCATCCACCAGGCGTTGTCGCCGCCGAGCACGCCCATGTGGTTGGGCACGAGGTCGATGAGCAGGCCCATGCCTTCGGCCTTCACCGCTTCGGTGAAGCGATCGAACGCCTCGCGGCCGCCCAGCTCGGGGTTGATCTCGTCGTGCGCCACCACGTCGTAGCCGTGGCGGCTGCCCGGCCGCGCGCGCATCAGCGGCGAGCAGTAGACATGGCTCACGCCGAGGCGCTTGAGGTACGGCAGCACCAGCCGCGCGTCGTCGAGCGTGAAGTCCTGGTGCAGCTGCAGCCGGTAGGTGGCCCGCGGCACGATGGCCTCGGCGCGCGGCGGCGCGGCGGTGGCCAGCGGCGCATGCGGGCGGATGGCGGCCAGGCGCTCGGCCAGGCGCTCGATGCGCTCGTCGCGCTGCATCGCCTCCAGCGTGGCCGGCAGCTTGCGCCGCCAGTTGGGGTGCTCGTTCACCGTGCCGGGCAGGTTGGCCTGGTCGGGCACGCCGAGCACGTCCTCCAGCTGCACCACCATCACGCGCGACGGGGCGGCGGCCAGCCAGGCCTGCACGGCGGTGGCCAGTTCGGTGGTCAGCGGCACCGCGGCACCGGGCTCCAGCGGCACGCCCTCGGGCAGCAGGCCGGCATGGTGGAGCGCGAACAGCAGGCGCAGCCGGTCCTGCGTGCGCTGCACCAGCTGCTCCTCGTAGACCTGGGGCGTCGGGTAGAGGTCGAGCGCGCGGCGCACCTCGATGTCGTGGCCGGTCCACCAGCCCGGCAGCGTGGCCAGGTCGTGGGTGCCCACCGCCACCAGCGCCTCGCGCGGGTAGTCGGCCGGCGGCTTGAAGGCGCCGCCGTCCTGCCGCTCGAAGTAGGCCAGCCGGTAGGACAGCACCTCGCGTTCGGCCAGCGTGGCGCGCATCTCGTCGGCCACGGTGCCCAGGTCCTCGCCGATGACCATGCACCGCTGGCGCTCGCTCTCCAGCGCGACGATGGCCATCAGCTCCTGCAGCGGGTAGTGCACGTAGGCGCCGTCGCGGCCGGTGCCGCCTTCGGGAATCCAGAACAGCCGCATCAGCCCCATCACGTGGTCGATGCGGATCGCGCCGGCATGGCGCATGCAGCCGCGCAGCGTCTCGATGAAGAAGCCGTGGCGGTCGTCGCGCATGGCGGCCGGCTTCAGCGGCGGCAGGCCCCAGTTCTGGCCCTGCAGGTTGAGCTCGTCGGGCGGCGCGCCGACGCTCACGTTCACCGCGTACAGGTCCTGCCGCAGCCAGGTGTCGGCGCCGGCGCGGTCGACCGACACCGCCAGGTCCAGGTACAGCCCCACCGCCAGGCCGCGCTCGCGGCAGCGACGGTTGACCGCGGCCAGTTGGGTGTCGGCCTGCCACTGCAGCCAGGCGTGGAACTCGACCTGCGCCGCCTGCTCCTCGGCGAAGCGGCGCACCGCCTCGCCGCGCGGGTCGCGGTAGGCCTCGGGCCACACCGGCCAGCCCCAGACCTGGCGGTCCCGGTCGTGGAAGTGCTGCTGCAGCGCCTCGAACAGCGCGAAGCCGTGCAGCGCCTCGCCGCGCTCGCGGCAGAAGGCGCGGAAGGCCTCGCCGCGCGGGCTGGCGGTGCGCAGGTGGCGCTCGCGGAAATGACGGTGCAGCAGCCCCAGCACCTCGCGCTTGGCGGCGGCCACGCCGGCATGGTCGACCTGCTCGGCCTCTCGCAGCGCCGCCAGCCGGGCCTGGAAGCCGGCGCTGCGCACCAGCGCCTGCGCGGGCTCGCACTCGCGGAAGTCGTCCAGCGCCTCGACGTCGAGGTAGAGCGTGTGCAGCTGGCCGCGCGACGACGGGCTGTACGGGCTGATGTGCCAGGGGTTGTGGCCGAAGAGCGCGTGCAGCGGGTTCAGGCCGACGATGCCGGCGCCGCGGGCGCCCCAGTGCTCCACCAGCGCCGCCAGGTCGCCGAAGTCGCCCATGCCCCAGTTGCGCTCGCTGCGCACGGCGTAGAGCTGCACCGCCGGGCCCCAGACCCGGCCCTCGCCCTGCAGCGCGGCCGGGCGCCAGCAGCGCGGCGGCGCTGCGATGAGCAGGGTCTCGCCGTCGAGCCCGTCCACCGTCAGCCGGTGGTAGCCGGCCGGCAGCGACAGCCCCAGGCTCAGGGCGTGCGCCTGCAGGCGCGCGCCGCCCACCTCGCGCTCGGCCTGCAGGGTGGACGGGCCGGGCGCGGCGTCGCCCTGGTGCCGCCGGCCGTCCTCGGTGACCACGGTCCAGCCCAGGCGCCGGTCGCCGTCCAGGCGCACGGGCAGCGACCAGTCGGGCGCGCCGGCGGTGATGGCCAGCACCGGCGGCAGCGGGCGGCGCCAGTCGTCGTCTTCCGCCGCCTGCAGCGCGGCGGCCGAGGTGTCGTGCACGCCGAGTTCGGCCAGCAGCGCGCGTAGCCGGTCCTCCGGCGCCGGGTGGTGGCCGCCCCAGATGTCGTCGTAGCCGGGCTGCAGGCCGAGGCGGCGGCACCAGCCCGCCAGGTCGTCGTCGGATCGTTGCTCCTGCATGCCGTCAGCCGCCACTGGCCTGCTCCCGGCCGACCCTCAGGCCGTGCGGCATCAGCGAGCCGCCGTCCCAGGCGTGGCTGAACAGCGTCTCGCCCTGCCCATGGCACGGCACGGCCGTGTCGCCGAAGTTGGCGTCCATGCGCCAGGTGCTGCCGTCGCCCAGCGTCCACATCACCTGCATCCGGCTGCCCTCGACCCGGTAGTGCCCGCCCTCGCGCTGGCCGGCCAGCCGCGGCGCCAGGTGTTCGTGGCGCACCTGCAGGATGCGGCGCAGCCAGTCCAGCCGCTCGCGGTGCGGCGACTGGGTGCGCGAGGACCAGTCGAGCTTGCACTGGACGAAGGTGGCCTCGTCGTTGGGGTCGGGAATGCGCTCTCGCACCTTCGGGTCGGCGAAGGCCGCGAAGCGCTTGAACTCCTCGCGCCGGCCGGTGGACACCGCCTCCGCCAGCTCGCCCTCGAAATCGCAGAAATAGAGGAAGGGCGTGGCGGCGTCGAACTCCTCGCCCATGAACAGCATCGGGATGTGCGGCGACAGCAGCAGGCAGGCCTGCACCGTCTGCAGCGCGCGCGGGTCGCAGAGCTGGTGCAGGCGCTCGCCGAAGGCCCGGTTGCCGATCTGGTCGTGGTTCTGCAGGAAGGAGACGAAGGCGATCGAGGGCAGCTGGGCGCTGGGCTCGCCGCGGGCCTCGCCGTCGCGCAGCGCCGACGGCTCGCCCTGGTAGGCGAAGCCCTCGGCCAGGCACCGTGCCAGGCGCCTGACCGGCTCGTCGGCGTAGTCGGCGTAGTAGCCGTCGGTCTGGCCGGTGAGCAGCACGTGCGCCGCGTGGTGCAGGTCGTCGTTCCACTGCGCGTCGGCGATGCGCGGCCGGCCCTCCGCGTCGCGGGTCAGCAGGTGCGCCTGGTTGAGGTCGTTCTCCAGCACCAGGTGCACGGCGCGCTGCCGGCCGGGCCCGCCGCGCAGCGCGCGGCCGATCTCGGCGCAGATGTGCTCGGGCGAGTCGTCGCGGATGGCGTGCACCGCGTCCATGCGCAGGCCGTCGAAGTGGAATTCCTCCACCCAGTACAGCGCGTTGTGGACGTAGAAGTCGCGCACCGTGCGGCTGCCCTCGCCGTCGAAGTTGATGGCGGCGCCCCACGGGGTCTGGTGCCGGGGATTGAAGAAGGTCGAGCAGTAGGCGTGCAGGTAGTTGCCGTCCGGCCCGAAGTGGTTATAGACGACGTCGAGCAGCACCATCAGGCCGAGCCGGTGGGCCTCGTCGACCAGTGCCTTCAGCTGGTCCGGCGTGCCGTGGCTGGCGTCGGGCGCGTACTGCAGCACGCCGTCGTACCCCCAGCCGTGGCGGCCGGGGAAGTCGGCCAGCGGCAGCAGCTCGACGGCGGTGACGCCCAGCGTCACCAGGTCGGACAGCCGGGCCGTCGCCGCGGCGTAGGTGCCCTCGGGGGTGAAGGTGCCCAGGTGCAGCTCGTAGACCACCGCCTCGTGCCACGGCCGGCCGCGCCAGGCGCCGTCGCGCCAGGCGTAGGCGGTCGGGTCCATCACCATGCTCGGCCCGTGCACGTCGTCGGGGTTGTAGCGCGACGCCGGATCGGGCACGGCCAGCTCGCCGCCCTGCCCGTCGTCGATGACGAAGCGGTAGCGGGTGCCGGCGCCCGCCTCGGGCACCACCAGCTCGTGCCAGCCGCCCTCGAGCGGCCGCATCGGCCGGCGCGACGGCCCGCTGGCCCCGCGTTCCACCTGCAGCTGCACCTGCGCCCGGTCGGGCGCCCACAGTCGGAAGCGCACGCCGCCGCCGGGCAGGAGGCTGGCGCCGAAGGGCATGTCGTGTCGGAGGGTCATCGAGGCAGCAAAAGCCGTGGCGCGGAACGGCGTCAGGTCAGCAAGGCACAGACCCGCCGGCACCGGGGTGTGCCTCGGGCCATGGGGCCGGCCCTGCCTCAGAAACTCCAGCGCCCGTCCAGCCCGACGAACAGCGTGCGACCCGGGGCCGGCTCGAAGTAGCGGCCGTTGCCCTCGTTGACGATGACCGAGCCGGCGTAGCGGCGGTCGAGCAGGTTGTCGACGCGGCCGAAGGCGCGCAGCGTCCAGCCGGGGCGCTGCACGGTGTAGCCGGCGTGCAGGGCGACCACGGTGTGGCCGGCGGCGGCGTCGCTGCCGCTGTCGTTGACCGGGACCGCGCCGACCTGGCGCAGCTCCGCCCCCCGCACGCCAGCCCTGCGGCGGCGCCCAGTCGAGCGTGGCCGCGGCGCTGTGGCGGGCGACGCCGGGCAGGCGCTGGCCGGCGGGCACGGGCGCGTCGGGCGTCGCGCAGGGGGTGGCGGCACAGGTGAGGAAACCGTCAAGGGTGCGGGCGTCGAGCCAGGTCAGCGACAGCCGCGCCCGCCAGTCGGACCAGCGGCCGGTCCAGCCCGCCTCGGCGCCGCGGCGCTGGGTGCGGGCGGCGTTGCGGAAGGTCGCGCGGCCGCCGACGTTGGTGGCGACGACCAGCTCGTCGCGGGTCATCGCGTCGAACAGCGCGACGTCGAACGCCTGCCCCGCCTCGGGCCGCCACTTCAGGCCGAGCTCGAACTGGCGGCTGATGGCCGGTTTCAGCGCGCCGTTCAGTCCGGCACTGCCGTCGGGGCGGTAGGACAGCTCGTTGAGCGTCGGCGTCTCGAAGCCGCGGCCGGCGGAGGCGTGCAGGTGCAGCCGCTCGCTGGCGCGGTAGAGCAGGCCCAGCGCCGGCGAGGTGGCGCCGTAGCGCAGCGCACCGCTGTCGTCGCCGTTGGGACCGGCGACGTAGCGGTCCTGCAGCCGCACGCGCACCGTGCTGTGGCGCACGCCGGCCTCGACGCGCCAGCGCGGCGTCGGGTCGAAGCCGGCCTGCAGGTACGGGTCCAGGCTGCTGACGCGGTTGCGCTCGTCGCGCCGCAGCGCACCCTGCACGCCGAGCGTGGGGCCGACGAAGTTGGCCCAGCCGCGGCGGTCCTCGTCCAGCCGGTCCCAGGCCAGGCCGGCGACCAGCGAGAACGGCCGCGGCGCGGACGGCCGCCAGGTCCAGCGCGCCTCGCCGCCGTGGTAGCCGCGGTCGAGGTCGATGACACCGCCGGGGTGCAGCGGCGACGCCTGCACGGCCACCGGAATGGCCTGGAACTGCACCGTGCTGCGCGTGCCGGCATAGGCCATGGCCTGCAGCTCGTGGTGGCGGTCCAGCCGCTCGCGCCAGACCAGGCCGGCCTGCGTCTGCCGCGTCGTCTTCCGGGTGTCGAAGCGAAGGGCGGCGGGGTCGGCGCCGTCGGGGTCGGCGTCGAACTGGGCGCGCGTCAGGCCCAGCGGGTCCTGCGCGCGCTGGTCGAGGTGGTTGGCGACCAGGGTGACCGTGCGGTCGGCGG
The sequence above is a segment of the Aquabacterium sp. J223 genome. Coding sequences within it:
- a CDS encoding malto-oligosyltrehalose synthase, encoding MQEQRSDDDLAGWCRRLGLQPGYDDIWGGHHPAPEDRLRALLAELGVHDTSAAALQAAEDDDWRRPLPPVLAITAGAPDWSLPVRLDGDRRLGWTVVTEDGRRHQGDAAPGPSTLQAEREVGGARLQAHALSLGLSLPAGYHRLTVDGLDGETLLIAAPPRCWRPAALQGEGRVWGPAVQLYAVRSERNWGMGDFGDLAALVEHWGARGAGIVGLNPLHALFGHNPWHISPYSPSSRGQLHTLYLDVEALDDFRECEPAQALVRSAGFQARLAALREAEQVDHAGVAAAKREVLGLLHRHFRERHLRTASPRGEAFRAFCRERGEALHGFALFEALQQHFHDRDRQVWGWPVWPEAYRDPRGEAVRRFAEEQAAQVEFHAWLQWQADTQLAAVNRRCRERGLAVGLYLDLAVSVDRAGADTWLRQDLYAVNVSVGAPPDELNLQGQNWGLPPLKPAAMRDDRHGFFIETLRGCMRHAGAIRIDHVMGLMRLFWIPEGGTGRDGAYVHYPLQELMAIVALESERQRCMVIGEDLGTVADEMRATLAEREVLSYRLAYFERQDGGAFKPPADYPREALVAVGTHDLATLPGWWTGHDIEVRRALDLYPTPQVYEEQLVQRTQDRLRLLFALHHAGLLPEGVPLEPGAAVPLTTELATAVQAWLAAAPSRVMVVQLEDVLGVPDQANLPGTVNEHPNWRRKLPATLEAMQRDERIERLAERLAAIRPHAPLATAAPPRAEAIVPRATYRLQLHQDFTLDDARLVLPYLKRLGVSHVYCSPLMRARPGSRHGYDVVAHDEINPELGGREAFDRFTEAVKAEGMGLLIDLVPNHMGVLGGDNAWWMDVLENGEASPYARYFDIAWHPVDPELDGKVLVPVLGKSFGAVLEDGELTLAFEPEAGSFALRYWDHRFPLGPRSVAPVLKRAAERLGGDSAGQVVLASLAAAFGHLPPREVDDPDARRERARDKELLKLRLATAVETDPTVGAAIEAAVAEFNASADALAALHDQQAYRLAFWRVASDEINYRRFFDVNDLAALRQEEPAVFEATNGFALELAAAGKVDGLRIDHPDGLHDPAQYFRRLQEGYARRVGLVLPRQDADGRPPRPLYVLAEKIAAGHEDVPLDWALHGTTGYRFANLANGVLVDTTARERFDRIWAHHTGDRRDFEALAHEGKHLIMRTTLASELNVLSTELLRIARAHRRTRDFTLNTLRRALAQVAACMPVYRTYLVDEEGAQPSEQDQRFIAWALGQARRHREAAEPEVLDFLQQTLLARAVEGAPPGLQAQVRRFAVRFQQFSAPVTAKGVEDTAFYRYSRLVSLNEVGGEPGVFGITVKAFHAATADRWAKWPHTLIATSTHDNKRSEDVRCRIDVLSEMPAAWRFALRRWRRMAAEQRLPVGPDGPSPADELLLWQVILGTLPPGGLTEEALPDYRDRIEAYALKAAREAKRDTSWLHPDEAYEARLSGFVRGLFARVSPNPLLTDVQARAEVVAWFGALNSLVLTTLRCTAPGVPDCYQGNEWLDFSLVDPDNRRPVDYGLRERALDALQAWGDQADPAAAMAAAIGSPHDGRLKLWVTWRLLQLRAGLSDVFKLGGYLPLTAEGDKAEHVLAFERRLGDQRVVVVVGRLFAKLLSEPGWPVRADAWGDTRLVAEAVEGDWHDVLSGHRCRPEASGWPLAQVFSHLPVAVLVGPGAVQR
- the treZ gene encoding malto-oligosyltrehalose trehalohydrolase, with product MPAPQRHPHRPRRRPSAWAALVCCLPAAPGMAQDAATPSDGAPAEVVISATRTERRPFDVPASVDRLGPDDLREGRPQVNLTEGLALVPGVAARDRQNFAQDVQLSIRGFGTRSSFGIRGLRVYVDGIPATLPDGQGQVSHVDLASADRVEVLRGPFSALYGNSSGGVVQVFTEDGQGPPSVTAGAGAGSHGLHREQLKVSGGQGAFGYVLSASRLATDGSREHAAARRDGANLKLRWQPTADRTVTLVANHLDQRAQDPLGLTRAQFDADPDGADPAALRFDTRKTTRQTQAGLVWRERLDRHHELQAMAYAGTRSTVQFQAIPVAVQASPLHPGGVIDLDRGYHGGEARWTWRPSAPRPFSLVAGLAWDRLDEDRRGWANFVGPTLGVQGALRRDERNRVSSLDPYLQAGFDPTPRWRVEAGVRHSTVRVRLQDRYVAGPNGDDSGALRYGATSPALGLLYRASERLHLHASAGRGFETPTLNELSYRPDGSAGLNGALKPAISRQFELGLKWRPEAGQAFDVALFDAMTRDELVVATNVGGRATFRNAARTQRRGAEAGWTGRWSDWRARLSLTWLDARTLDGFLTCAATPCATPDAPVPAGQRLPGVARHSAAATLDWAPPQGWRAGGGAAPGRRGPGQRQRQRRRRRPHRGRPARRLHRAAPRLDAARLRPRRQPARPPLRRLGHRQRGQRPLLRAGPGSHAVRRAGRALEFLRQGRPHGPRHTPVPAGLCLADLTPFRATAFAASMTLRHDMPFGASLLPGGGVRFRLWAPDRAQVQLQVERGASGPSRRPMRPLEGGWHELVVPEAGAGTRYRFVIDDGQGGELAVPDPASRYNPDDVHGPSMVMDPTAYAWRDGAWRGRPWHEAVVYELHLGTFTPEGTYAAATARLSDLVTLGVTAVELLPLADFPGRHGWGYDGVLQYAPDASHGTPDQLKALVDEAHRLGLMVLLDVVYNHFGPDGNYLHAYCSTFFNPRHQTPWGAAINFDGEGSRTVRDFYVHNALYWVEEFHFDGLRMDAVHAIRDDSPEHICAEIGRALRGGPGRQRAVHLVLENDLNQAHLLTRDAEGRPRIADAQWNDDLHHAAHVLLTGQTDGYYADYADEPVRRLARCLAEGFAYQGEPSALRDGEARGEPSAQLPSIAFVSFLQNHDQIGNRAFGERLHQLCDPRALQTVQACLLLSPHIPMLFMGEEFDAATPFLYFCDFEGELAEAVSTGRREEFKRFAAFADPKVRERIPDPNDEATFVQCKLDWSSRTQSPHRERLDWLRRILQVRHEHLAPRLAGQREGGHYRVEGSRMQVMWTLGDGSTWRMDANFGDTAVPCHGQGETLFSHAWDGGSLMPHGLRVGREQASGG